From Triticum aestivum cultivar Chinese Spring chromosome 4A, IWGSC CS RefSeq v2.1, whole genome shotgun sequence, a single genomic window includes:
- the LOC123085590 gene encoding importin subunit beta-1, whose amino-acid sequence MDITEVLLATQSHDGQIRNVAEGNIKQFEEQSFPQFLLALSAELENDNKPPVSRRLAGILLKNSLDANDLVRKEKCTQRWISVDPAIKSQVKGSLLMTLGSPVSDAHRSSSQVIAKIASIEIPLQGWPELIVSLLGNMTKPDASPSLKQATLDAIGYVCEEISPKDLEQDQVNAVLTAVVQGMNHVENSSGVRLAAVKALYNALDFAETNFQNESERNYIMKVVCETAVSKEADIRKAAFECLVSIASTYYDLLEPYIQTLFELTANAARADEEQVALQAIEFWSTICDEEVAIQEDAEESGDVSSACHFHFIEKALPLLVPMLLETLLKQEEDQDEDDGIWNISMAGGTCLGLVATAVKDAIVPLVMPFIEGNITKPDWHSREAATFAFGSILEGPSVEKLAPLVHAGFDFLLNATKDQNNHVRETTAWALSRAFEFLHSPTSGVSVVTNANLPHVTEIMLTSIKDSPNVAEKICGALYFLAHGYENAGSMSSVLSPYFGQLVSALLATADRSDSNNSRLCASAYETLNEIVRCSSIADTLNMIVLLLQEILKRLNQTFEFQITSSEDKEKQSDLQALLCGVVQVILQKFSNCDDKSVIIQFADQIMVLFLRVFSCDSSNVHEEAMLAIGALAYATGPEFVKYMPEFHKYLEMGLQNFGAYQVCCVSVGVVADICRALDDKVLPYCDAIMSALLKDLSSPELHRSVKPPILSCIGDIALTIGENFEKYVPYTVPMLQGAAELCSRMDLPDDDSTEYKNELRRSIFEAYSGILQGVKNSKSELMVPYASHIFQFAELVLRETSRDEGLTKAGVALVGDLADALGPSIKLLLKNSNFHSELLGRCSQSDDEQLRETASWVQGVISRVLVS is encoded by the coding sequence ATGGATATCACTGAGGTTCTGCTAGCTACACAGTCCCATGATGGTCAGATACGAAATGTTGCAGAAGGGAATATCAAGCAATTTGAGGAGCAGAGTTTTCCACAGTTTCTGCTAGCATTATCTGCTGAGCTAGAGAATGATAACAAACCTCCTGTATCTCGAAGGCTTGCTGGTATTCTTCTTAAAAATTCTTTGGATGCAAATGATTTAGTGAGGAAAGAAAAATGCACACAACGATGGATAAGTGTGGACCCAGCAATCAAGTCACAGGTTAAAGGTTCCCTGTTGATGACCCTTGGATCACCAGTATCTGACGCTCACCGCAGTTCTTCACAAGTCATTGCAAAGATTGCTTCCATTGAGATCCCTCTTCAAGGATGGCCAGAACTCATAGTAAGCTTGCTAGGTAACATGACAAAGCCGGATGCATCCCCTTCTCTGAAGCAGGCTACCCTGGATGCCATTGGATATGTTTGTGAGGAGATATCCCCTAAGGATCTGGAGCAGGATCAAGTTAATGCTGTTCTTACTGCTGTGGTCCAGGGTATGAATCACGTGGAGAATAGTTCAGGGGTCCGACTTGCTGCTGTTAAAGCATTGTACAATGCTCTTGATTTTGCTGAGACAAATTTTCAGAATGAATCAGAGAGGAACTACATAATGAAGGTAGTTTGTGAGACTGCCGTTTCTAAAGAGGCTGATATTAGGAAGGCTGCATTTGAGTGTTTGGTCTCAATAGCATCAACATACTATGATCTTCTAGAGCCATACATACAGACATTATTTGAGTTGACAGCAAATGCTGCCAGGGCAGATGAAGAACAGGTAGCACTTCAAGCTATTGAGTTCTGGAGCACAATCTGTGATGAAGAAGTTGCAATTCAAGAAGACGCTGAAGAATCTGGTGATGTTAGTTCTGCATGTCATTTCCATTTTATTGAAAAGGCCCTTCCTTTGCTTGTCCCTATGCTTTTAGAAACACTTCTGAAGCAAGAGGAGGATCAAGATGAGGATGATGGAATTTGGAATATATCAATGGCGGGGGGCACCTGCCTTGGGCTTGTTGCAACAGCTGTCAAGGATGCCATTGTACCTCTTGTGATGCCATTTATAGAAGGCAATATAACAAAGCCTGACTGGCACAGCAGGGAGGCTGCTACATTTGCATTTGGTTCCATTCTTGAAGGTCCTTCAGTTGAAAAGCTTGCGCCACTGGTTCATGCTGGCTTTGATTTCCTGCTAAATGCAACCAAGGATCAAAATAACCATGTCAGGGAGACTACTGCATGGGCACTTTCGAGGGCATTTGAGTTTCTACATTCACCAACCAGTGGCGTTTCTGTAGTGACAAATGCAAACCTTCCTCATGTTACAGAAATTATGTTGACAAGTATCAAAGACTCCCCTAATGTTGCTGAGAAAATCTGTGGTGCCCTGTATTTTCTTGCTCACGGCTATGAGAATGCAGGGTCTATGTCATCAGTGCTGTCACCCTACTTTGGTCAATTAGTATCAGCTCTCCTTGCCACTGCTGATCGTTCTGATTCCAACAACTCCAGGCTTTGTGCATCTGCATATGAAACACTTAATGAGATTGTGAGATGCAGCAGCATTGCAGacactctgaacatgattgtgttATTATTGCAAGAGATCTTGAAGAGATTAAACCAGACCTTTGAGTTTCAGATCACATCCTCCGAGGACAAGGAAAAGCAAAGTGATCTTCAAGCCTTGCTGTGTGGTGTTGTTCAAGTAATCCTTCAGAAGTTCAGCAACTGTGATGATAAGTCAGTAATCATTCAGTTTGCTGACCAAATAATGGTGTTATTTCTCCGGGTTTTTTCATGCGATAGTTCTAATGTGCATGAAGAAGCAATGCTTGCTATTGGTGCTCTTGCTTATGCTACTGGACCGGAATTTGTGAAATACATGCCAGAGTTTCACAAGTACCTTGAAATGGGCTTACAAAATTTTGGTGCATATCAAGTATGCTGTGTTTCTGTTGGGGTGGTTGCGGACATCTGTCGTGCCCTGGATGACAAGGTACTCCCTTACTGTGATGCTATCATGTCCGCCCTTCTCAAGGACCTTTCAAGCCCAGAGCTTCACCGTTCTGTGAAACCGCCAATTTTGTCATGCATAGGAGATATTGCACTTACAATTGGTGAGAATTTTGAGAAATATGTTCCATACACTGTGCCTATGTTGCAAGGAGCTGCAGAGCTTTGTTCTCGCATGGACCTTCCTGATGATGACAGTACAGAGTATAAAAATGAACTCAGGCGAAGCATCTTCGAGGCCTATTCAGGTATACTTCAGGGAGTCAAAAATTCAAAATCAGAGCTAATGGTTCCTTATGCCAGCCATATTTTCCAGTTCGCGGAACTGGTCCTGCGAGAGACATCAAG